The following coding sequences lie in one Phalacrocorax carbo chromosome 3, bPhaCar2.1, whole genome shotgun sequence genomic window:
- the PACC1 gene encoding proton-activated chloride channel isoform X1: MLRPEVSASYQELSEDVERVSENPTDETEGEMEVHEDASSIILPDSELGTTAPSLRFSKTCLKNVFSVILLFIYLLLMAVAVFLVYQTISDFMEKLKHPVMSVSYKEVSLYDAPGIAFYPGKAQLLSCKHHYYDHIPPLINPGQPGDIECTTQRINYTDPFTNQTMKNALVVQGPRDVKKKELVFLQFHLNGTDQDFSAIDYLLFSSFQEFINSPEKAEFMKDCESSYSSWKFSGGFRTWVKMSLVKTKEEDGSETVEFKQETSVVNYIDQRTKRRSDQLFFVVFEWKDPFIQTVQDIVTANPWNMIALLCGIFLALFKAADFAKLSVKWMIKIRKRHLKRSLQVMNHIN, translated from the exons ATGCTCAGACCAGAGGTCTCCGCATCCTACCAGGAG CTGAGTGAAGATGTGGAGCGAGTATCTGAAAACCCAACAGATGAAACAGAAGGAGAGATGGAAGTTCATGAAGATGCCAGCTCCATTATTTTACCAG ATAGTGAACTGGGTACTACTGCCCCTTCTTTGCGTTTCAGCAAGACCTGCCTAAAGAATGTTTTTTCAGTAATTCTCCTGTTTATTTATCTGCTGCTCATGGCTGTAGCTGTGTTCCTTGTTTACCAAACCATCAGTGACTTCATGGAGAAGCTCAAGCACCCAGTGATGTCTGTCTCTTACAAGGAAGTCTCCTTGTACGATGCACCTG GTATTGCCTTTTACCCAGGCAAGGCTCAGCTGCTTAGCTGCAAGCATCATTACTATGATCACATACCACCTCTGATAAACCCAGGTCAGCCAGGAGACATTGAGTGCACCACTCAGAGAATCAACTACACAGATCCTTTTACTAATCAAACtatg aaaaatgctttggttGTTCAAGGCCCTCGTgatgtgaagaaaaaggaactggTGTTTTTGCAGTTTCATTTAAATGGAACAGACCAAGACTTTAGTGCCATTGActaccttctgttttcttctttccaagaGTTCATCAACAG tccagaaaaagcagaattcatGAAGGACTGTGAAAGTTCATACTCCAGCTGGAAGTTTTCCGGAGGCTTTCGAACTTGGGTCAAGATGTCCTTggtgaaaacaaaagaagaagaTGGTAGTGAGACTGTTGAATTCAAacaagag ACTAGTGTGGTTAACTATATTGACCAGAGAACGAAACGACGAAGCGACCAGCTGTTTTTTGTGGTATTCGAATGGAAAGATCCTTTTATACAGACTGTTCAAGAT ATTGTCACAGCGAACCCCTGGAACATGATTGCTCTTCTTTGCGGTATCTTTTTGGCTCTGTTTAAGGCAGCAGACTTTGCTAAGTTAAGTGTTAAGTGGATGATCAAAATCCGAAAGAGACATCTGAAGAGGAGTCTTCAAGTAATGAACCACATAAACTGA
- the PACC1 gene encoding proton-activated chloride channel isoform X2 has translation MELSEDVERVSENPTDETEGEMEVHEDASSIILPDSELGTTAPSLRFSKTCLKNVFSVILLFIYLLLMAVAVFLVYQTISDFMEKLKHPVMSVSYKEVSLYDAPGIAFYPGKAQLLSCKHHYYDHIPPLINPGQPGDIECTTQRINYTDPFTNQTMKNALVVQGPRDVKKKELVFLQFHLNGTDQDFSAIDYLLFSSFQEFINSPEKAEFMKDCESSYSSWKFSGGFRTWVKMSLVKTKEEDGSETVEFKQETSVVNYIDQRTKRRSDQLFFVVFEWKDPFIQTVQDIVTANPWNMIALLCGIFLALFKAADFAKLSVKWMIKIRKRHLKRSLQVMNHIN, from the exons CTGAGTGAAGATGTGGAGCGAGTATCTGAAAACCCAACAGATGAAACAGAAGGAGAGATGGAAGTTCATGAAGATGCCAGCTCCATTATTTTACCAG ATAGTGAACTGGGTACTACTGCCCCTTCTTTGCGTTTCAGCAAGACCTGCCTAAAGAATGTTTTTTCAGTAATTCTCCTGTTTATTTATCTGCTGCTCATGGCTGTAGCTGTGTTCCTTGTTTACCAAACCATCAGTGACTTCATGGAGAAGCTCAAGCACCCAGTGATGTCTGTCTCTTACAAGGAAGTCTCCTTGTACGATGCACCTG GTATTGCCTTTTACCCAGGCAAGGCTCAGCTGCTTAGCTGCAAGCATCATTACTATGATCACATACCACCTCTGATAAACCCAGGTCAGCCAGGAGACATTGAGTGCACCACTCAGAGAATCAACTACACAGATCCTTTTACTAATCAAACtatg aaaaatgctttggttGTTCAAGGCCCTCGTgatgtgaagaaaaaggaactggTGTTTTTGCAGTTTCATTTAAATGGAACAGACCAAGACTTTAGTGCCATTGActaccttctgttttcttctttccaagaGTTCATCAACAG tccagaaaaagcagaattcatGAAGGACTGTGAAAGTTCATACTCCAGCTGGAAGTTTTCCGGAGGCTTTCGAACTTGGGTCAAGATGTCCTTggtgaaaacaaaagaagaagaTGGTAGTGAGACTGTTGAATTCAAacaagag ACTAGTGTGGTTAACTATATTGACCAGAGAACGAAACGACGAAGCGACCAGCTGTTTTTTGTGGTATTCGAATGGAAAGATCCTTTTATACAGACTGTTCAAGAT ATTGTCACAGCGAACCCCTGGAACATGATTGCTCTTCTTTGCGGTATCTTTTTGGCTCTGTTTAAGGCAGCAGACTTTGCTAAGTTAAGTGTTAAGTGGATGATCAAAATCCGAAAGAGACATCTGAAGAGGAGTCTTCAAGTAATGAACCACATAAACTGA
- the PACC1 gene encoding proton-activated chloride channel isoform X4, protein MLRPEVSASYQELSEDVERVSENPTDETEGEMEVHEDASSIILPAVFLVYQTISDFMEKLKHPVMSVSYKEVSLYDAPGIAFYPGKAQLLSCKHHYYDHIPPLINPGQPGDIECTTQRINYTDPFTNQTMKNALVVQGPRDVKKKELVFLQFHLNGTDQDFSAIDYLLFSSFQEFINSPEKAEFMKDCESSYSSWKFSGGFRTWVKMSLVKTKEEDGSETVEFKQETSVVNYIDQRTKRRSDQLFFVVFEWKDPFIQTVQDIVTANPWNMIALLCGIFLALFKAADFAKLSVKWMIKIRKRHLKRSLQVMNHIN, encoded by the exons ATGCTCAGACCAGAGGTCTCCGCATCCTACCAGGAG CTGAGTGAAGATGTGGAGCGAGTATCTGAAAACCCAACAGATGAAACAGAAGGAGAGATGGAAGTTCATGAAGATGCCAGCTCCATTATTTTACCAG CTGTGTTCCTTGTTTACCAAACCATCAGTGACTTCATGGAGAAGCTCAAGCACCCAGTGATGTCTGTCTCTTACAAGGAAGTCTCCTTGTACGATGCACCTG GTATTGCCTTTTACCCAGGCAAGGCTCAGCTGCTTAGCTGCAAGCATCATTACTATGATCACATACCACCTCTGATAAACCCAGGTCAGCCAGGAGACATTGAGTGCACCACTCAGAGAATCAACTACACAGATCCTTTTACTAATCAAACtatg aaaaatgctttggttGTTCAAGGCCCTCGTgatgtgaagaaaaaggaactggTGTTTTTGCAGTTTCATTTAAATGGAACAGACCAAGACTTTAGTGCCATTGActaccttctgttttcttctttccaagaGTTCATCAACAG tccagaaaaagcagaattcatGAAGGACTGTGAAAGTTCATACTCCAGCTGGAAGTTTTCCGGAGGCTTTCGAACTTGGGTCAAGATGTCCTTggtgaaaacaaaagaagaagaTGGTAGTGAGACTGTTGAATTCAAacaagag ACTAGTGTGGTTAACTATATTGACCAGAGAACGAAACGACGAAGCGACCAGCTGTTTTTTGTGGTATTCGAATGGAAAGATCCTTTTATACAGACTGTTCAAGAT ATTGTCACAGCGAACCCCTGGAACATGATTGCTCTTCTTTGCGGTATCTTTTTGGCTCTGTTTAAGGCAGCAGACTTTGCTAAGTTAAGTGTTAAGTGGATGATCAAAATCCGAAAGAGACATCTGAAGAGGAGTCTTCAAGTAATGAACCACATAAACTGA
- the PACC1 gene encoding proton-activated chloride channel isoform X3 yields MEVHEDASSIILPDSELGTTAPSLRFSKTCLKNVFSVILLFIYLLLMAVAVFLVYQTISDFMEKLKHPVMSVSYKEVSLYDAPGIAFYPGKAQLLSCKHHYYDHIPPLINPGQPGDIECTTQRINYTDPFTNQTMKNALVVQGPRDVKKKELVFLQFHLNGTDQDFSAIDYLLFSSFQEFINSPEKAEFMKDCESSYSSWKFSGGFRTWVKMSLVKTKEEDGSETVEFKQETSVVNYIDQRTKRRSDQLFFVVFEWKDPFIQTVQDIVTANPWNMIALLCGIFLALFKAADFAKLSVKWMIKIRKRHLKRSLQVMNHIN; encoded by the exons ATGGAAGTTCATGAAGATGCCAGCTCCATTATTTTACCAG ATAGTGAACTGGGTACTACTGCCCCTTCTTTGCGTTTCAGCAAGACCTGCCTAAAGAATGTTTTTTCAGTAATTCTCCTGTTTATTTATCTGCTGCTCATGGCTGTAGCTGTGTTCCTTGTTTACCAAACCATCAGTGACTTCATGGAGAAGCTCAAGCACCCAGTGATGTCTGTCTCTTACAAGGAAGTCTCCTTGTACGATGCACCTG GTATTGCCTTTTACCCAGGCAAGGCTCAGCTGCTTAGCTGCAAGCATCATTACTATGATCACATACCACCTCTGATAAACCCAGGTCAGCCAGGAGACATTGAGTGCACCACTCAGAGAATCAACTACACAGATCCTTTTACTAATCAAACtatg aaaaatgctttggttGTTCAAGGCCCTCGTgatgtgaagaaaaaggaactggTGTTTTTGCAGTTTCATTTAAATGGAACAGACCAAGACTTTAGTGCCATTGActaccttctgttttcttctttccaagaGTTCATCAACAG tccagaaaaagcagaattcatGAAGGACTGTGAAAGTTCATACTCCAGCTGGAAGTTTTCCGGAGGCTTTCGAACTTGGGTCAAGATGTCCTTggtgaaaacaaaagaagaagaTGGTAGTGAGACTGTTGAATTCAAacaagag ACTAGTGTGGTTAACTATATTGACCAGAGAACGAAACGACGAAGCGACCAGCTGTTTTTTGTGGTATTCGAATGGAAAGATCCTTTTATACAGACTGTTCAAGAT ATTGTCACAGCGAACCCCTGGAACATGATTGCTCTTCTTTGCGGTATCTTTTTGGCTCTGTTTAAGGCAGCAGACTTTGCTAAGTTAAGTGTTAAGTGGATGATCAAAATCCGAAAGAGACATCTGAAGAGGAGTCTTCAAGTAATGAACCACATAAACTGA
- the PACC1 gene encoding proton-activated chloride channel isoform X6, with protein MLRPEVSASYQELSEDVERVSENPTDETEGEMEVHEDASSIILPDSELGTTAPSLRFSKTCLKNVFSVILLFIYLLLMAVAVFLVYQTISDFMEKLKHPVMSVSYKEVSLYDAPGIAFYPGKAQLLSCKHHYYDHIPPLINPGQPGDIECTTQRINYTDPFTNQTMKNALVVQGPRDVKKKELVFLQFHLNGTDQDFSAIDYLLFSSFQEFINRLVWLTILTRERNDEATSCFLWYSNGKILLYRLFKILSQRTPGT; from the exons ATGCTCAGACCAGAGGTCTCCGCATCCTACCAGGAG CTGAGTGAAGATGTGGAGCGAGTATCTGAAAACCCAACAGATGAAACAGAAGGAGAGATGGAAGTTCATGAAGATGCCAGCTCCATTATTTTACCAG ATAGTGAACTGGGTACTACTGCCCCTTCTTTGCGTTTCAGCAAGACCTGCCTAAAGAATGTTTTTTCAGTAATTCTCCTGTTTATTTATCTGCTGCTCATGGCTGTAGCTGTGTTCCTTGTTTACCAAACCATCAGTGACTTCATGGAGAAGCTCAAGCACCCAGTGATGTCTGTCTCTTACAAGGAAGTCTCCTTGTACGATGCACCTG GTATTGCCTTTTACCCAGGCAAGGCTCAGCTGCTTAGCTGCAAGCATCATTACTATGATCACATACCACCTCTGATAAACCCAGGTCAGCCAGGAGACATTGAGTGCACCACTCAGAGAATCAACTACACAGATCCTTTTACTAATCAAACtatg aaaaatgctttggttGTTCAAGGCCCTCGTgatgtgaagaaaaaggaactggTGTTTTTGCAGTTTCATTTAAATGGAACAGACCAAGACTTTAGTGCCATTGActaccttctgttttcttctttccaagaGTTCATCAACAG ACTAGTGTGGTTAACTATATTGACCAGAGAACGAAACGACGAAGCGACCAGCTGTTTTTTGTGGTATTCGAATGGAAAGATCCTTTTATACAGACTGTTCAAGAT ATTGTCACAGCGAACCCCTGGAACATGA
- the PACC1 gene encoding proton-activated chloride channel isoform X5: MEVHEDASSIILPAVFLVYQTISDFMEKLKHPVMSVSYKEVSLYDAPGIAFYPGKAQLLSCKHHYYDHIPPLINPGQPGDIECTTQRINYTDPFTNQTMKNALVVQGPRDVKKKELVFLQFHLNGTDQDFSAIDYLLFSSFQEFINSPEKAEFMKDCESSYSSWKFSGGFRTWVKMSLVKTKEEDGSETVEFKQETSVVNYIDQRTKRRSDQLFFVVFEWKDPFIQTVQDIVTANPWNMIALLCGIFLALFKAADFAKLSVKWMIKIRKRHLKRSLQVMNHIN, encoded by the exons ATGGAAGTTCATGAAGATGCCAGCTCCATTATTTTACCAG CTGTGTTCCTTGTTTACCAAACCATCAGTGACTTCATGGAGAAGCTCAAGCACCCAGTGATGTCTGTCTCTTACAAGGAAGTCTCCTTGTACGATGCACCTG GTATTGCCTTTTACCCAGGCAAGGCTCAGCTGCTTAGCTGCAAGCATCATTACTATGATCACATACCACCTCTGATAAACCCAGGTCAGCCAGGAGACATTGAGTGCACCACTCAGAGAATCAACTACACAGATCCTTTTACTAATCAAACtatg aaaaatgctttggttGTTCAAGGCCCTCGTgatgtgaagaaaaaggaactggTGTTTTTGCAGTTTCATTTAAATGGAACAGACCAAGACTTTAGTGCCATTGActaccttctgttttcttctttccaagaGTTCATCAACAG tccagaaaaagcagaattcatGAAGGACTGTGAAAGTTCATACTCCAGCTGGAAGTTTTCCGGAGGCTTTCGAACTTGGGTCAAGATGTCCTTggtgaaaacaaaagaagaagaTGGTAGTGAGACTGTTGAATTCAAacaagag ACTAGTGTGGTTAACTATATTGACCAGAGAACGAAACGACGAAGCGACCAGCTGTTTTTTGTGGTATTCGAATGGAAAGATCCTTTTATACAGACTGTTCAAGAT ATTGTCACAGCGAACCCCTGGAACATGATTGCTCTTCTTTGCGGTATCTTTTTGGCTCTGTTTAAGGCAGCAGACTTTGCTAAGTTAAGTGTTAAGTGGATGATCAAAATCCGAAAGAGACATCTGAAGAGGAGTCTTCAAGTAATGAACCACATAAACTGA